A stretch of Eriocheir sinensis breed Jianghai 21 chromosome 68, ASM2467909v1, whole genome shotgun sequence DNA encodes these proteins:
- the LOC126988291 gene encoding uncharacterized protein LOC126988291, with the protein MAVRGSAPGVLKVLVVGDNNVNKGLLLAKFENSQQQNFPFVSTIGLPFRVREVRVEGRLVRLQLWDAGWAEAWAALTAPPQDPLAAAALLLVYDVTREDTYESVRTW; encoded by the exons ATGGCGGTGCGCGGCTCGGCTCCCGGCGTGCtgaaggtgctggtggtgggcgaCAACAACGTCAACAAGGGACTCCTGCTGGCCAAGTTTGAGAACAGTCAGCAGCAGAACTTCCCCTTCGTGTCAACCATCG GTCTTCCGTTCCGCGTGCGTGAGGTGCGGGTCGAGGGTCGGCTGGTGCGGCTACAGTTGTGGGACGCGGGCTGGGCCGAGGCGTGGGCGGCCCTCACGGCGCCCCCCCAGGaccccctcgccgccgccgcgctGCTCCTCGTGTACGACGTGACCCGGGAAGACACCTACGAGAGCGTCAGGACCTGGTGA